The Bacteroidota bacterium genome includes a region encoding these proteins:
- a CDS encoding CDP-alcohol phosphatidyltransferase family protein, which produces MNKENIYNIPNLLSFYRLITFPILLYLIFMGYEKLFVILYCINLSTDVWDGIIARYFNLETKFGARLDSLADIGSFILAFVAIFKFKLAIIGHHIWLLYLFIGFYILVEVVSFLRFKKYHSLHLYSKKIGGYLQGIFLFTMFAFKFFDWLYYIALLWGILTFIEEIIVILYLKDMKSNAKGLYWLLFK; this is translated from the coding sequence ATGAACAAAGAAAACATCTATAATATTCCCAATTTATTAAGCTTTTATCGCCTTATCACATTCCCCATATTGCTGTATTTAATTTTTATGGGATACGAGAAGCTTTTTGTCATACTCTATTGTATAAATTTATCGACAGATGTTTGGGATGGAATAATTGCCCGTTATTTTAACTTAGAAACAAAATTTGGAGCACGGCTTGATTCATTGGCTGATATTGGCTCCTTTATTTTGGCATTTGTCGCTATTTTTAAATTCAAGTTAGCTATAATTGGTCATCATATTTGGTTACTTTATCTATTTATTGGTTTTTATATTTTAGTTGAAGTTGTTTCTTTTTTGCGCTTCAAAAAATACCATAGTCTTCATTTATATTCTAAAAAAATTGGAGGCTATTTGCAAGGCATATTCCTTTTTACAATGTTTGCATTTAAATTTTTTGATTGGCTTTACTACATTGCTTTATTGTGGGGGATTTTAACTTTTATTGAGGAAATTATTGTAATCCTTTATCTTAAAGATATGAAATCCAATGCAAAAGGATTGTATTGGCTATTGTTTAAATAA